In one window of Streptosporangium album DNA:
- a CDS encoding AAA family ATPase, whose product MTTGLAGQKSTEAGARWSGAAPEVLAEREEQLDRLGGRLNELQHGRSGMVTVLGEPGTGRSALLRAVVARAKEAALPAVLARCSPAEADLRYGVVSQIASGLAGAGYPAFSRRLWAEGRQALIPVLCGELAALARKQPLLIALDDAQWADAESKAWLAAMASRLRYVPVLLVQVAGQESTSVVRVPPLSERGVRQVIVSRYAGPVDEAFVTAATEATGGSPAALSAILDQFELPPIARYVPVLRELAGRVRGDRMAASLACLPADALALLRVMAVGECGLGFGLLTALAPPSAISPEQALSVLVRLGLVTGGEYPHPVSPLVADLALAGMSVGERQTLARRAVELGHRAVIPEDRLARLLLNAPPVGAGWVVNLPGVDAGWVVNLLRRVAGRRRLDGDYEGAAALLGRALREPVGGEQRQRLIIELAMSEVGHSPAASDRRFQQVLLNSGPEVPVSVLVQAADLLNARGDAPATLRAVAAACARHEGGGTDVGPLAAIGWLADNDCMADAGLPVRSFPNPSDRSADPVVAGIAAWRLAARGRSRSRSRELARAALQFKGEDQPFGPRIHAARALHMADDVAEAVIGLDEVLADARRCGAPVPAALALLQRSRCEMQRGNLGQAVCDFEAAKAELSLNSWHPRVLPSFVALEACLHLAGRSVEEAAQVLARRLPAGAEQGAAWAMLLFARASVHLELADQEAALREIDECGRVLLAKGWTNPALLPWRSVAAAANSACGNGEAARRLAMDAVERARTWGAPSTLGSAHLSAARVLSGAEATGELESAVRVLKDSVSRDSYARARRLLEEAGSTPPINATLTAQEERIAALAAAGRSNAAIASVLSVSLRTVELRLTGIYRKLAITGRHELASRLPPIPAARNVGG is encoded by the coding sequence GTGACGACTGGGCTGGCTGGGCAGAAAAGCACGGAGGCTGGCGCCCGCTGGAGCGGTGCCGCACCGGAGGTCCTGGCCGAGCGCGAGGAGCAGTTGGACCGGTTGGGCGGGCGGCTGAACGAGCTGCAGCATGGACGGTCCGGCATGGTGACCGTGCTCGGAGAGCCGGGCACCGGAAGGAGCGCCCTGCTCAGGGCGGTTGTCGCACGTGCCAAGGAGGCCGCGTTGCCGGCTGTCCTGGCCCGCTGCTCACCCGCTGAGGCCGATCTCCGCTATGGCGTGGTCTCGCAGATCGCCTCCGGGCTGGCCGGTGCCGGCTATCCGGCCTTCTCCCGCCGGTTGTGGGCGGAGGGTCGGCAGGCCCTGATCCCGGTGTTGTGCGGGGAACTCGCGGCCCTGGCCAGGAAGCAGCCGCTGCTGATCGCTCTGGACGATGCCCAGTGGGCGGACGCGGAGTCGAAGGCGTGGCTGGCGGCCATGGCATCGCGGCTGCGCTATGTTCCGGTGCTCCTGGTTCAGGTCGCTGGTCAAGAGAGCACCAGTGTAGTGAGGGTGCCGCCGCTGTCCGAGCGGGGAGTCCGGCAGGTGATCGTCTCCCGCTACGCCGGCCCCGTCGACGAGGCGTTCGTGACCGCCGCCACCGAGGCCACGGGAGGCAGCCCGGCAGCCCTGTCGGCCATCCTCGACCAGTTCGAGCTGCCGCCCATCGCGCGGTATGTCCCGGTTCTGCGGGAGCTGGCCGGACGGGTGCGCGGTGACCGGATGGCAGCGTCCCTCGCCTGCCTGCCCGCCGACGCTCTCGCCTTGCTCCGGGTGATGGCGGTCGGGGAATGCGGTCTCGGGTTCGGGCTGCTCACGGCTCTGGCCCCGCCGAGCGCGATCTCGCCTGAGCAGGCGCTGTCGGTCCTCGTGCGATTGGGCCTGGTGACCGGCGGAGAGTATCCGCACCCGGTCAGCCCGCTCGTCGCCGACCTGGCGCTGGCCGGGATGAGCGTGGGGGAGCGGCAGACGCTGGCCAGGCGCGCGGTCGAGCTCGGGCACCGGGCGGTGATTCCGGAGGACCGGCTGGCTCGGTTGCTACTCAACGCGCCGCCGGTCGGAGCCGGGTGGGTGGTGAACCTGCCGGGCGTCGACGCCGGTTGGGTGGTGAACCTGCTGCGCCGAGTGGCCGGGAGACGCCGGCTCGACGGTGACTACGAGGGTGCGGCGGCCCTGCTCGGCCGGGCGTTGCGGGAGCCGGTCGGAGGCGAGCAGCGGCAGCGGCTGATCATCGAGCTGGCGATGAGCGAGGTAGGCCACAGCCCGGCGGCGAGCGACCGGCGGTTCCAGCAGGTGCTGCTGAACAGCGGACCCGAGGTCCCGGTCTCGGTGCTCGTCCAGGCGGCCGATCTGCTCAACGCCAGGGGTGACGCGCCGGCCACGCTACGGGCTGTCGCGGCGGCCTGTGCGCGGCACGAGGGCGGTGGAACGGACGTCGGGCCGCTGGCGGCCATCGGCTGGCTGGCAGACAACGACTGCATGGCCGATGCGGGGCTGCCCGTGCGGTCGTTCCCGAACCCGTCCGACCGGTCGGCGGATCCGGTTGTGGCGGGGATCGCGGCCTGGAGGCTGGCCGCCCGCGGCCGGTCGAGGTCCAGGTCGCGGGAGCTGGCCAGGGCGGCCCTGCAGTTCAAGGGCGAGGATCAGCCGTTCGGCCCGAGGATTCACGCAGCCAGGGCGTTGCACATGGCCGATGACGTGGCCGAGGCGGTGATCGGGCTGGACGAGGTCCTGGCTGATGCCCGGCGGTGTGGCGCGCCGGTGCCTGCCGCGCTGGCGCTGCTCCAGCGCAGCCGTTGCGAGATGCAGCGGGGAAACCTGGGGCAGGCGGTGTGCGACTTCGAGGCGGCCAAGGCGGAGCTGTCCCTCAACTCGTGGCACCCGCGGGTGCTGCCGTCCTTCGTCGCGTTGGAGGCGTGCCTGCACCTGGCGGGCCGGTCGGTGGAGGAGGCCGCGCAGGTGCTGGCGCGGCGGCTGCCCGCGGGGGCGGAGCAGGGCGCGGCCTGGGCGATGCTGCTGTTCGCACGGGCCAGCGTGCATCTGGAGCTGGCTGATCAGGAGGCGGCGCTGCGCGAGATCGACGAGTGCGGACGGGTCCTTCTGGCCAAGGGGTGGACGAATCCCGCGCTGCTGCCCTGGCGGTCGGTGGCCGCCGCGGCCAACAGCGCATGCGGGAACGGCGAGGCCGCCAGGCGGCTGGCGATGGACGCCGTCGAGCGGGCGCGCACGTGGGGCGCCCCCAGCACACTGGGGTCGGCGCACCTGAGTGCGGCGCGCGTGCTGAGCGGAGCCGAGGCGACCGGCGAACTCGAAAGCGCCGTGCGGGTTCTGAAGGACTCGGTGTCGCGCGACTCCTATGCGAGGGCACGGCGCCTGCTGGAGGAGGCCGGATCCACACCCCCGATCAATGCCACGCTGACCGCTCAGGAGGAACGCATCGCCGCACTGGCCGCCGCGGGCCGCTCCAACGCCGCCATCGCGAGCGTTCTGTCGGTGAGCCTCAGGACCGTGGAGCTGCGGCTGACCGGGATCTACCGCAAGCTCGCCATCACCGGCCGTCACGAGCTCGCCTCGCGCCTGCCCCCGATCCCGGCGGCGCGGAACGTGGGTGGTTGA
- a CDS encoding GDP-mannose 4,6-dehydratase, which yields MSRRALITGITGQDGSYLAEHLLSLGYQVWGLIRGQANPRKSRISRLVSDLCFVNGDLLDQGSLVAAVDKVQPDEVYNLAAISFVPMSWEQAELTTDVNGMGVLRTLEAIRLVCGLDKSRNGSSGQIRFYQASSSEMFGQVVESPQHEMTNFHPRSPYGVAKTYGHFITRNYRESFDMYGVSGILFNHESPRRGAEFVTRKISLAVAQIKLGLQDKLYLGNLDAVRDWGFAGDYVRAMHLMLQQDEPTDYVVGTGRTHSVHDAVRMAFECVGLNWRDHVVIDPGLVRPAEVETLCADPSRAKAELGWEPSVTFEQLMHMMVESDLQNVSRERELGDLILASSW from the coding sequence ATGTCCAGGCGCGCGTTGATCACCGGTATCACCGGCCAAGACGGCTCCTATCTTGCCGAGCATCTGCTGTCCCTGGGATACCAGGTCTGGGGGCTGATCAGAGGGCAGGCCAATCCGCGCAAGTCCCGGATCAGCCGCCTCGTCAGCGACCTGTGTTTCGTCAACGGCGACCTGCTGGACCAGGGCAGCCTGGTCGCGGCGGTGGACAAGGTGCAGCCCGATGAGGTCTACAACCTCGCGGCCATCTCATTCGTCCCGATGTCGTGGGAGCAGGCCGAACTGACGACCGACGTCAACGGCATGGGCGTGCTCCGCACGCTGGAGGCGATTCGCCTGGTGTGCGGGCTCGACAAGTCTCGCAACGGTAGCAGCGGCCAGATCCGCTTCTACCAGGCATCGTCCTCCGAGATGTTCGGCCAGGTCGTGGAGAGTCCGCAACACGAGATGACGAACTTCCATCCGCGCAGCCCTTACGGGGTGGCGAAGACCTACGGCCATTTCATCACCCGGAACTATCGCGAGTCGTTCGACATGTACGGCGTCTCCGGGATTCTGTTCAACCACGAATCGCCCCGCCGGGGAGCGGAATTCGTGACGCGGAAGATCTCGCTCGCCGTCGCCCAGATCAAACTCGGGTTGCAGGACAAGCTGTATCTCGGCAACCTCGACGCGGTCCGCGACTGGGGGTTCGCCGGTGACTACGTCCGCGCGATGCATCTCATGCTGCAGCAGGACGAGCCCACGGACTATGTCGTAGGCACCGGCCGTACGCACTCGGTGCACGACGCCGTCCGCATGGCCTTCGAGTGCGTCGGGCTGAACTGGCGGGACCACGTCGTCATCGACCCGGGGCTCGTGCGCCCCGCCGAGGTGGAGACCCTCTGCGCCGACCCCAGCCGGGCCAAGGCGGAGCTCGGCTGGGAGCCGAGCGTCACGTTCGAGCAGCTCATGCACATGATGGTCGAATCCGATCTCCAGAATGTCTCGCGCGAGCGGGAGCTGGGAGACCTCATCCTCGCGTCGAGCTGGTGA
- a CDS encoding LuxR family transcriptional regulator → MSIDVGAALIDGELELLQDGQEVHDGIDQYRSFMDRSGICVASLDHGTRVIEANLEFTRQFGRSLADIRGRAFCELLHPSVRDKLGQQFVHLMDHQRARFEGRVIAVRPDDTVLGGELTGLALHGEAGYVESVMVLVRPDREHRDDLLIGRKKLLSTMEARVIEGVAAGVSTVQLASMLYLSRGGVEYHVSTLLRKLKASNRPALISKAYSMGIFRLGSWPPRVLPEFVK, encoded by the coding sequence ATGAGCATTGATGTCGGAGCCGCCCTCATTGATGGGGAACTGGAACTTCTCCAGGACGGGCAAGAGGTCCACGACGGTATCGATCAGTACCGGTCATTTATGGACCGGTCGGGGATATGCGTGGCGAGTCTCGACCACGGGACCAGGGTGATCGAGGCGAACCTCGAATTCACCCGGCAGTTCGGGCGGTCGCTGGCGGACATCCGCGGTCGGGCGTTCTGTGAGCTGCTGCATCCGAGCGTCCGCGACAAGCTGGGCCAGCAGTTCGTCCATCTAATGGATCACCAGCGCGCCAGGTTCGAAGGCCGCGTGATCGCCGTACGGCCGGACGACACCGTGCTCGGTGGCGAGCTCACCGGCCTCGCGCTGCACGGGGAGGCCGGCTATGTCGAGAGCGTCATGGTGCTGGTACGGCCCGACAGGGAGCACAGAGACGACCTGCTGATCGGCAGGAAGAAGCTGCTGAGCACCATGGAGGCGCGCGTCATCGAAGGGGTCGCGGCGGGCGTGTCGACCGTGCAACTGGCCTCGATGCTCTACCTGAGCCGCGGCGGGGTGGAATATCACGTGTCGACGCTGCTGCGAAAGCTGAAGGCCAGCAATCGCCCGGCCCTGATCTCCAAAGCATATTCCATGGGTATTTTCCGGCTCGGCTCCTGGCCGCCCCGGGTGCTGCCCGAGTTCGTGAAATAG
- a CDS encoding DUF5988 family protein encodes MTSTRIVLDGGPQCSFKYGHVRLSGDGQEKVKIILGAGYEHFVHTGEFVVIDGENLPVFQWSERTKIAE; translated from the coding sequence GTGACCAGTACTCGAATCGTGCTCGACGGTGGACCGCAGTGCTCGTTCAAATACGGCCACGTCCGGCTGTCGGGCGACGGACAGGAGAAAGTGAAGATCATCCTCGGCGCCGGGTACGAGCACTTCGTGCACACTGGCGAATTCGTGGTGATCGACGGGGAGAATCTCCCGGTGTTCCAATGGTCCGAACGAACGAAAATAGCCGAGTAG
- a CDS encoding DUF742 domain-containing protein, giving the protein MSAHRRQRRRHADGPRFHPLAFGGWGDYKTWAEHQFLPKPIEDLPDGDARDGDARDGDARDGDIAVEDAPPGDAQEQRLDDGDHQDVGTPIPETDPERPFVMQQSVGPRPYILPLDDDSLRIDSLISVTPEGVQMAQSPTLSDDYRLAFDMCRQPTPVIEIAARLRMPIGVVLVLVSKAIGWNLVKVLPPAEADGQPSLELIIRVYEGLRRLN; this is encoded by the coding sequence ATGTCCGCGCACAGGAGGCAACGACGGCGACACGCTGACGGACCGCGGTTCCACCCGCTCGCCTTCGGCGGCTGGGGTGATTACAAGACCTGGGCCGAACACCAGTTCCTGCCCAAGCCGATAGAAGACCTGCCGGATGGTGACGCGCGGGATGGTGACGCGCGGGATGGTGACGCGCGGGATGGTGACATCGCGGTCGAAGACGCTCCGCCGGGAGACGCGCAGGAGCAGCGGCTCGACGATGGTGATCACCAGGACGTCGGGACTCCCATACCGGAAACGGATCCGGAGAGGCCGTTCGTCATGCAGCAGTCGGTCGGGCCGCGGCCGTACATCCTGCCCCTCGATGACGATTCGCTACGCATCGACTCGCTGATCTCGGTGACGCCCGAGGGCGTCCAGATGGCCCAGAGTCCCACGCTGTCCGATGATTACCGCCTGGCCTTCGACATGTGCCGGCAGCCCACGCCCGTGATCGAGATCGCGGCCCGGCTCCGGATGCCGATCGGGGTGGTGCTCGTGCTGGTCAGCAAGGCGATCGGCTGGAACCTGGTCAAGGTGCTGCCACCTGCCGAGGCGGACGGGCAGCCGTCGCTTGAGTTGATCATCCGGGTGTACGAGGGGTTGCGCCGGCTGAACTGA
- a CDS encoding helix-turn-helix transcriptional regulator → MVDSMLLERGKELAQAEQALRATEAGDGSMMVVMGPPGVGKSALLRSIADAAAPHARVLRAGGTLVEQNFTFGIAQQLFEPLVAGVPEARWTACFGGAASLVREMFSDGSWYIGSYRSLAQESILLGLNSLIVNLSKDETLLIVVDDLQWVDVPSLRWLSYLAKRLGSARVLVAGAFSEECAASDHMLLREITASAARSLYPMPLSVDGVRRSVSEEFGEPCDLGFATACHEVSGGNPALLVAMLRGLRTAGVHPVASQAGELHTMSQPFLLDRRMFCLSIQPPMVRDLAQAMVVFGDLAEPELVSELAGLDSIDYKSATQTLDRLGLLARGRLPRLVHQSLRHGIESAMSVSTRTLMHRRAATLLHVAGHSAQQVADQLLLVTSGYEPWEIDTLRAAAGAALEHGSAREAVRYLRHTLLHSPPDSEVRGQRLVDLAAAERGFDLASSVTHIAQAVPMLTSATERAAAALWIPPSLGAVNPSLGALVQDAACWFHGLGPAYDRSELGLRLEARARYLRMQDAAELGAAFDRLAGFGADVPISTGAGRELLAVLAYAAAVSGGSTAGETSALAARILEREPRHTGYAYTALPLLVPALVLADAAAPAAQWLDVVRDQAQHQGLDGVTALVNAQRSMILRASGQPAQAKSAAMSVVDNSDPAWPEATTLSIWTLALIALDTRDVELGERVIGLSPESGDLRVVVAHRMVRGMLDAVRGDLPAALDRFLDSGKQLSRCGWTNPALYPWRVWAAAISHRLGRTQAAAALADEEHAIARSWGAPAAYGRALRLRGVITPGEEGVDLLRRAADTLRLSGDRIELSGTLMALGGRLGSTDADEFVSEGRRIAEECGVSWAEDSESYGPALRLVALERGELTKTEEAVVAFVLQGWTNQQIADSFGVTRRAVEKSLTSTYRKLRVGGRAALVEELSADK, encoded by the coding sequence GTGGTTGACTCCATGCTGCTGGAACGCGGAAAGGAACTGGCACAGGCGGAGCAGGCACTCCGCGCGACCGAGGCGGGTGACGGATCCATGATGGTGGTCATGGGCCCGCCCGGTGTCGGCAAGTCGGCCCTTCTGCGCTCCATCGCCGACGCCGCCGCTCCGCACGCGCGGGTCCTGCGCGCCGGCGGCACGCTGGTCGAGCAGAACTTCACCTTCGGCATCGCCCAGCAGCTGTTCGAACCGCTCGTGGCCGGAGTGCCGGAGGCCCGCTGGACGGCCTGCTTCGGAGGCGCGGCGAGCCTGGTGCGGGAGATGTTCTCCGACGGGTCGTGGTACATCGGCTCGTACCGGTCGCTGGCGCAGGAGTCGATCCTGTTGGGCCTGAACTCGCTCATCGTCAACCTGAGCAAGGACGAGACCCTGTTGATCGTGGTCGACGACCTCCAGTGGGTGGACGTGCCGTCCCTGCGCTGGCTGTCCTACCTGGCCAAGCGGCTGGGCAGCGCGCGGGTCCTGGTCGCCGGAGCCTTCTCGGAGGAGTGCGCGGCCTCCGACCACATGCTACTCAGGGAGATCACCGCGTCGGCGGCCCGCTCGCTGTACCCGATGCCGCTGTCGGTCGACGGAGTGCGCCGGTCGGTCAGCGAGGAATTCGGGGAGCCGTGCGACCTCGGCTTCGCCACGGCCTGTCATGAGGTGTCAGGCGGGAACCCTGCCTTGCTGGTCGCGATGCTCCGTGGACTGCGTACGGCAGGCGTGCACCCGGTCGCGTCGCAGGCGGGCGAGCTTCACACCATGAGCCAGCCCTTCCTGCTCGACCGGCGCATGTTCTGCCTCAGCATCCAACCACCGATGGTCAGGGATCTGGCACAGGCGATGGTCGTGTTCGGAGACCTGGCGGAGCCGGAGCTCGTCAGCGAGCTCGCAGGTCTGGACAGCATCGACTACAAGTCCGCGACGCAGACCCTCGACCGCCTCGGCCTGCTCGCCCGCGGACGCTTACCGCGCCTGGTTCACCAGAGCCTACGGCACGGCATCGAATCGGCGATGAGCGTCAGCACGCGGACCCTGATGCACCGCCGGGCGGCGACGCTGCTCCACGTTGCAGGGCACTCAGCGCAGCAGGTCGCCGACCAGCTCCTGCTGGTCACCTCCGGCTACGAGCCGTGGGAGATCGATACCCTGCGCGCGGCCGCCGGTGCCGCACTCGAACACGGTTCCGCGCGGGAGGCGGTGCGCTACCTCCGGCACACGCTGCTGCACAGCCCGCCCGACAGCGAGGTCCGAGGCCAGCGCCTGGTCGATCTGGCCGCGGCCGAGCGGGGGTTCGACCTGGCGTCCTCGGTCACGCACATCGCGCAGGCCGTACCGATGCTCACCTCGGCGACGGAGCGGGCGGCGGCGGCACTGTGGATCCCGCCCTCGCTCGGCGCGGTCAACCCGTCGCTGGGCGCGCTCGTCCAGGACGCGGCGTGCTGGTTCCACGGTCTGGGACCGGCCTACGACCGGAGCGAACTGGGCCTTCGGCTGGAGGCTCGCGCGCGCTATCTCCGGATGCAGGATGCTGCGGAGCTCGGCGCGGCGTTCGACCGGTTGGCGGGGTTCGGAGCGGATGTGCCGATCTCCACCGGTGCGGGGCGGGAGTTGCTGGCCGTACTGGCGTATGCGGCTGCCGTCAGCGGCGGCTCCACGGCCGGGGAAACCTCCGCCCTGGCCGCCCGGATCCTGGAGCGGGAGCCGAGGCACACCGGGTACGCCTACACCGCCCTCCCACTGCTGGTCCCGGCCCTGGTCCTCGCCGACGCGGCGGCGCCCGCCGCCCAGTGGCTGGACGTGGTGCGCGACCAGGCCCAGCATCAGGGGCTCGACGGCGTCACCGCGCTGGTCAACGCGCAGCGGAGCATGATCCTCAGGGCGTCGGGGCAGCCGGCCCAGGCGAAGAGCGCCGCGATGAGCGTGGTCGACAACTCCGACCCGGCCTGGCCGGAGGCGACGACGCTGTCGATCTGGACGCTCGCCCTGATCGCGCTTGACACGCGGGACGTCGAGCTGGGCGAGCGGGTGATCGGGCTGAGCCCGGAGAGCGGAGACCTCCGGGTGGTCGTCGCGCATCGCATGGTGCGGGGGATGCTGGACGCGGTGCGCGGCGATCTGCCCGCGGCGCTCGACAGATTCCTCGACAGCGGCAAGCAGCTGTCGCGGTGCGGGTGGACGAACCCGGCGCTGTACCCCTGGCGGGTGTGGGCCGCCGCGATCAGTCACCGGCTCGGGCGCACCCAGGCCGCCGCCGCACTGGCCGACGAGGAGCATGCCATCGCACGGTCGTGGGGCGCACCCGCGGCGTACGGCCGCGCGCTGCGGTTGCGCGGCGTGATCACCCCGGGTGAGGAGGGTGTCGATCTCCTCCGTCGGGCCGCCGACACGCTTCGCCTTTCCGGAGACCGGATCGAGCTGTCCGGGACGCTCATGGCGCTCGGCGGGAGGCTGGGTTCCACCGACGCGGACGAGTTCGTTTCCGAGGGCAGGAGAATCGCCGAGGAATGCGGCGTTTCGTGGGCCGAGGATTCAGAATCGTACGGCCCGGCGCTGCGACTTGTCGCGCTGGAACGCGGTGAGCTGACCAAGACCGAGGAAGCGGTCGTGGCTTTCGTGTTGCAGGGCTGGACGAACCAGCAGATCGCCGATTCTTTCGGCGTGACCCGGCGTGCCGTGGAAAAGAGCCTGACGAGCACGTATCGCAAGCTCAGGGTTGGCGGCAGGGCGGCGCTCGTCGAAGAATTGAGCGCGGACAAATAG
- a CDS encoding cold-shock protein, whose amino-acid sequence MATGKVISFDGFRGYGFIAPDRGGEDVFMHVNDLDGDKSLASVDARVEFMVENGGKGLKASHVRVLEQPITPSPLPRAAPKPIPTPATIASMVSPGPAVVAPDRQADDSGFCDVLSVKEFTQEITEAVLTAVPAMNAEQILRVRTCFIGLAQTHGWVEA is encoded by the coding sequence ATGGCGACAGGTAAGGTCATCAGCTTCGACGGATTCCGTGGTTACGGTTTCATCGCCCCGGACAGGGGCGGCGAAGACGTTTTCATGCATGTCAACGATCTGGACGGCGACAAGAGTCTCGCCTCGGTCGACGCGCGGGTTGAATTCATGGTCGAGAACGGAGGAAAGGGACTCAAAGCCTCACACGTACGCGTGCTGGAGCAGCCGATCACCCCGTCCCCTCTGCCGAGAGCCGCACCGAAGCCCATCCCGACACCTGCGACGATCGCGTCGATGGTGTCCCCGGGACCTGCCGTCGTCGCGCCCGATCGCCAGGCGGACGACTCCGGCTTCTGCGACGTGCTGTCGGTCAAGGAATTCACGCAGGAAATCACGGAAGCCGTACTCACCGCCGTTCCCGCGATGAACGCGGAGCAGATTCTTCGCGTCCGCACCTGCTTCATCGGCCTCGCGCAGACACACGGCTGGGTCGAAGCGTAG